The window GGAGTTCGCCGACCAGCTGGTCGTCCCGAAGGTGGACGCGCTGGCCCAGATCGCCAAGGCGACCGGTGCCGCGGCGGTGCTGGTCACCTCCTCCGGTGAGGGCAAGGAGGTCGCCGCGCGGGTCGCGCTGCGGATCGGCTCCGGCATCATCACCGACGCCGTCGACCTGGAGGCCGGTGCCGACGGCCCGGTCGCCACCCAGGCCGTCTTCGCCGCGTCCTTCCAGGTGAAGTCCAAGGTGTCGCACGGCGCCCCGGTCATCACGGTGAAGCCGAACGCGGTGGCCCCCGAGGCCGCTCCGGCCGCGGGCGCGGTGGAGAACGTCACCGTCGAGTTCACCGGCAACGCCGCCAAGGTCACCTCGCGCACCCCGCGGGTCTCCTCGGGGCGCCCGGAGCTGACCGAGGCCGCGATCGTGGTCTCCGGCGGCCGCGGCGTCGGCGAGGCGGCCGGCTTCGGCGTGGTCGAGGAGCTGGCCGACGCGCTGGGCGCGGCCGTCGGTGCCTCGCGCGCCGCCGTCGACGCCGGCTGGTACCCGCACAGCAACCAGGTCGGCCAGACCGGCAAGCAGGTCTCCCCGCAGCTCTACATCGCGGCGGGCATCTCGGGCGCGATCCAGCACCGGGCCGGCATGCAGACCTCGAAGACCATCGTGGCCGTCAACAAGGACCCGGAGGCCCCGATCTTCGAGCTGGTCGACTACGGCGTGGTCGGCGACCTCTTCGCCGTGCTGCCGCAGCTCACCGGCGAGGTCCAGGCCCGCAAGGGCTGACCGCACGGCGTCGTACCGACACTGCGCGAGGGCGCGCCCGGGAACCGTCCCGGGCGCGCCCTCGCGCTTTCGCGCGGGCGGATCCCCCGCTGCCGCGGTCCGTCCCCGTGGGCTCTGGGGGTGCCCGCCGCCGGGCCCGTAGAGTCGGACGCCGGACCGGCGGCGACAGGGCCGGCGGGGACAGAGCGCCACACCGCGACCAAGGGCGAGGGCAGACGCATGACACTCTTGACGGCACTTCAGGGCGACTTCGGCGACTCCGGCGACGCGCTCCGGATCGACGGGCGGGAGCTCTCCCGCGAGCAGCTGCTGGGAGCGGCGACCGCGGTGGCCGACCGGGTGGCCGGCGCCCCCGCGCTGGCGGTGCTCGCCCGGCCCACCGCCGAGACCGTCGTCGCGGTGGTCGGCGGGCTGCTGGCCGGCGTGCCCGTGGTGCCGCTGCCGCCCGACTCCGGGCCCAAGGAGCGCGCGCACATCCTGCGGGACTCGGGCGCCGTCCTGCTCGCGCACGCCGCCGGGGACACGGTGCCGGAGACCGGGGGAGTGTCGGCGCTGCCCGTCGACCCGGCCGAGCGCTCCGCCACCCGCCACGCCGAGCCCGCGCCGGACGCCACCGCGTTCGTGCTCTACACCTCGGGGACCACCGGCGCCCCGAAGGGGGCGATGATCCGGCGCTCCGCCGTCGCCGCCGACCTGGACGCGCTGGCCGAGGCCTGGCGCTGGACCGCCGACGACACACTGGCCCACGGTCTGCCGCTCTTCCACGTGCACGGCCTGGTCCTCGGCGTGCTCGGCGCCCTGCGCACCGGCAGCCGGCTGGTGCACACCGGGCGGCCCACGCCGGCGGGCTACGCGGCCGCCGGTGCCAGCCTGTACTTCGGCGTGCCCACGGTCTGGTCCCGGCTGGCCGCCGATCCGGAGGCGGCCGGGCAGCTCGCCTCGGCCCGGCTGCTGGTCTCCGGCAGCGCGCCGCTGCCGGTGCCGGTCTTCGAGAAGCTCGCCGCGCTGACCGGGCACGCCCCGATCGAGCGCTACGGCATGACCGAGTCGCTGATCACCCTCTCCACCCGGGCGGACGGCGAGCGCCGCCCCGGCAGCGTCGGGCTGCCCCTGACCGGCGTGCGGACCAGGCTGGTCGGCGAGGAGGGCGAGCCCGTCCCGCACGACGGCGAGAGCGTGGGCGAGCTGCAGGTCGCCGGGCCGACGCTGTTCACCGGGTACCTCAACCGGCCGGACGCCAACGGGGAGGCGTGGACGGCGGACGGCTGGTTCCGCACCGGGGACGTCGCCGTGATCGGCGAGGACGGCTTCCACCGGATCGTCGGCCGTGCCTCGGTGGACCTCATCAAGAGCGGCGGCTACCGGATCGGCGCCGGCGAGGTCGAGGCGGCGCTGCGCGACCACCCGGCGGTCGCGGACGCCGCGGTGGTCGGCGCGCCCGACGAGGACCTCGGCCAGGCGGTGGTCGCCTACGTCATCCCGGACGGCACGGTGACGGGGGACCAGTTGACGGCCTTCGTGGCGGAGCGGCTCTCGGTCCACAAGCGGCCGCGGCGAGTGGTGCTGGTGTCCGAACTGCCCAGGAACGCCATGGGAAAGGTGCTCAAGAAGCAGCTGCTGGCGGAGTCGGCACTCGGGTGACGGGAGGTCACCCGGTGACGGTCGTTCATCTCTTCGACCGTCACCCCGGCGGTCCTCCTCACCTTCCGTGAACCCTTCCTTTGGCGCACTCCACTGCGCGCTGTGAGCGGCCGCGTGCCTAACGTGACACGCAGGCAGAACTGAATCCCAGGGTGACGAGCCGCGGCCTCCGGTCGCAGGACCGGAAGCCGCGGCTCGTCACCGGGAACCCCTCTGCCCTCCCCGTTCAGTGTTCAGCCGGGGTTCAGCAGCGTCAGCGGTGCTGGGCAGTGCTGAGCCGCGTTCAGCAAAGGAAGACAGCAGGATGACGACCGTCAACACCGGCGCACCGGGTGCAGCCGACGACCCGACCGGGCAGACCGCCGCCACCACCGACGGGCCGGCGCGTGCCGCCCGGCCCTCCCGGGCGGCGCGGGTCCGTCGGGGGATAGGCATGGTGGCGGTGATCGCGGCCGGTGCCGGCGTGATCGGCCTCGGTACCGGGGTCAGCAGCGCGGCCGCCGAGCCGGCGCCGGCCCACGCGGGCTGGGACGGGTCGCGGTACTGGTTCAAGAACAGCCAGGGTCAGTGGCGCTGGACCAGCCACTACGACATCTACCAGGCCCGGACCGGGAGCGGTGCCAAGGCCGCGGCCCCGGCGGCCTCCTCCTCGTCCGGGGGGATCACGCAGGGCTGGGACGGTTCGCGGTACTGGTTCAGGAACAGCCAGGGCCAGTGGCGCTGGACCACCCACTACGACGTCTACCTGGACCGGACGGGTGGCGGCTCCGCCGCCGGTTCGTCCTCCTCCTCGGGCTCGGCCGGGTCGTCCGCCGGCTCCGGCTCGGTGGCCGCCGACGGGGACGTCGAGACGGCGGTGCAGTTCGCTCTCGCCCAGCTCGGCAAGCCGTTCCGGACGGCCGGCAACGGGCCGGACGGGTACGACTGCTCGGGCCTGGTGCAGCAGGCGTTC of the Kitasatospora sp. NBC_01246 genome contains:
- a CDS encoding electron transfer flavoprotein subunit alpha/FixB family protein, which gives rise to MAEILVLVDHADGVVRKPALELLTLARRIGEPSAVVLGAGAAAADLAAKAGEFGAAKVYVADGAEFADQLVVPKVDALAQIAKATGAAAVLVTSSGEGKEVAARVALRIGSGIITDAVDLEAGADGPVATQAVFAASFQVKSKVSHGAPVITVKPNAVAPEAAPAAGAVENVTVEFTGNAAKVTSRTPRVSSGRPELTEAAIVVSGGRGVGEAAGFGVVEELADALGAAVGASRAAVDAGWYPHSNQVGQTGKQVSPQLYIAAGISGAIQHRAGMQTSKTIVAVNKDPEAPIFELVDYGVVGDLFAVLPQLTGEVQARKG
- a CDS encoding acyl-CoA synthetase, which translates into the protein MTLLTALQGDFGDSGDALRIDGRELSREQLLGAATAVADRVAGAPALAVLARPTAETVVAVVGGLLAGVPVVPLPPDSGPKERAHILRDSGAVLLAHAAGDTVPETGGVSALPVDPAERSATRHAEPAPDATAFVLYTSGTTGAPKGAMIRRSAVAADLDALAEAWRWTADDTLAHGLPLFHVHGLVLGVLGALRTGSRLVHTGRPTPAGYAAAGASLYFGVPTVWSRLAADPEAAGQLASARLLVSGSAPLPVPVFEKLAALTGHAPIERYGMTESLITLSTRADGERRPGSVGLPLTGVRTRLVGEEGEPVPHDGESVGELQVAGPTLFTGYLNRPDANGEAWTADGWFRTGDVAVIGEDGFHRIVGRASVDLIKSGGYRIGAGEVEAALRDHPAVADAAVVGAPDEDLGQAVVAYVIPDGTVTGDQLTAFVAERLSVHKRPRRVVLVSELPRNAMGKVLKKQLLAESALG
- a CDS encoding C40 family peptidase, producing the protein MTTVNTGAPGAADDPTGQTAATTDGPARAARPSRAARVRRGIGMVAVIAAGAGVIGLGTGVSSAAAEPAPAHAGWDGSRYWFKNSQGQWRWTSHYDIYQARTGSGAKAAAPAASSSSGGITQGWDGSRYWFRNSQGQWRWTTHYDVYLDRTGGGSAAGSSSSSGSAGSSAGSGSVAADGDVETAVQFALAQLGKPFRTAGNGPDGYDCSGLVQQAFKRGGIALPRVANDQYEATTPVSASQLRRGDLLFWSDDGSARGIHHVAIYLGNNQYVEAARPGTNIRISGLSSGYYPTQMGRP